One part of the Sorangiineae bacterium MSr11954 genome encodes these proteins:
- a CDS encoding NAD-dependent protein deacetylase: protein MLTNNEDVAALETMAAQLRGRRVVALTGAGISTESGIPDYRSPESLARPRRPLHGPEFIRSAALRRRYWARSMVGWERFRLARPGLSHAALAQLEARGVVTGVITQNVDRLHAAAGSRRVTELHGALAEVVCLECHAIEDRDALQARMRDLNPDWLDGPIPMAPDGDADLPEDMVASFRVPTCVQCEGVLKPRVVFFGHNVARPVVDEAYAKVDDADVLLVAGTSLAVFSGYRFLLRAVDRKIPIAIVNRGPVRGEERATLKIEASTGETLAALARALCDSPHDSDVVW from the coding sequence ATGCTTACGAACAACGAAGACGTCGCGGCGCTGGAAACCATGGCCGCGCAGCTGCGCGGGCGGCGGGTGGTCGCGCTGACGGGCGCGGGGATCAGCACGGAATCCGGGATACCCGACTACCGCAGCCCCGAGTCGCTCGCGCGCCCTCGGCGGCCGCTCCACGGTCCCGAGTTCATCCGCTCGGCGGCCCTCCGGCGCCGCTATTGGGCGCGGTCCATGGTGGGGTGGGAGCGCTTTCGCCTGGCGCGGCCCGGCTTGTCGCACGCGGCGCTCGCGCAGCTCGAGGCGCGCGGCGTGGTGACCGGCGTGATCACGCAAAACGTCGACCGCCTTCACGCCGCGGCGGGCAGCCGGCGCGTGACCGAGCTTCACGGCGCGCTGGCCGAGGTCGTCTGCCTCGAGTGCCACGCCATCGAGGATCGCGACGCGCTGCAGGCTCGCATGCGCGACCTGAACCCCGACTGGCTCGATGGCCCCATCCCCATGGCGCCCGACGGCGACGCCGATTTGCCCGAGGACATGGTGGCGTCGTTTCGAGTCCCCACCTGCGTGCAGTGCGAGGGCGTGCTCAAGCCCCGCGTCGTCTTCTTCGGCCACAACGTCGCGCGCCCGGTCGTCGACGAAGCGTACGCCAAGGTGGACGATGCGGACGTGCTCCTCGTCGCGGGCACCTCGCTGGCCGTCTTCTCGGGCTACCGCTTCCTCCTTCGCGCCGTGGACCGCAAAATTCCCATCGCCATCGTCAACCGCGGCCCCGTTCGCGGCGAGGAGCGCGCGACCCTCAAAATCGAGGCGAGCACCGGGGAGACGTTGGCGGCGCTGGCCCGTGCCCTCTGCGATTCACCGCATGACTCGGACGTGGTTTGGTGA
- a CDS encoding response regulator transcription factor, whose translation MTRTWFGDGVTGDEPARDVDEAEKGEGARPTVLLVEDDARLAALVRGYLDEHGFTVDVVTRGDRAADRIRQTNPDVVLLDIGLPGQDGLSVCREIRAGYAGAIVMMTARGDEIDEVLGLEIGADDYVAKPVRPRALVARLRANLRRIAERTPRAGERGVRVVGALSIDPGQRTVCYRGARVPVSTSEFELLEILARRAGHTVSREELLGESRGLRYDGLNRSIDLRISRLRRKLGDDSENPELIVSVRGVGYMLVTRP comes from the coding sequence ATGACTCGGACGTGGTTTGGTGACGGGGTGACGGGGGACGAGCCCGCCCGAGACGTCGATGAGGCCGAAAAGGGCGAGGGCGCGCGCCCGACCGTCCTCCTCGTCGAAGACGATGCGCGCCTCGCCGCCTTGGTGCGCGGCTACCTCGACGAGCACGGGTTCACCGTGGACGTGGTGACCCGCGGCGATCGCGCGGCCGACCGGATCCGGCAGACGAACCCCGACGTCGTTCTTCTCGACATCGGCCTGCCCGGTCAGGACGGCTTGTCGGTGTGCCGCGAAATTCGCGCCGGCTACGCGGGCGCCATCGTCATGATGACCGCACGCGGCGACGAGATCGACGAGGTGCTGGGCCTGGAGATCGGCGCCGACGACTACGTCGCCAAACCGGTCCGGCCCCGCGCCTTGGTCGCGCGCCTTCGCGCCAACCTGCGCCGCATCGCCGAACGCACGCCGCGGGCGGGCGAGCGGGGCGTTCGGGTGGTGGGCGCTCTCTCGATCGATCCCGGGCAGCGCACGGTCTGCTACCGCGGGGCGCGCGTGCCCGTGTCCACCTCCGAGTTCGAGCTGCTCGAAATCCTCGCGCGCCGCGCGGGGCACACCGTTTCGCGCGAGGAGCTTCTGGGCGAGTCGCGCGGGCTTCGCTACGACGGGTTGAATCGGTCGATCGATTTGCGCATTTCGCGCCTTCGCCGAAAGCTGGGGGACGACTCGGAGAACCCGGAGCTCATCGTCTCCGTGCGCGGCGTCGGGTACATGTTGGTCACGCGGCCGTGA
- a CDS encoding ATP-binding protein has protein sequence MNRLFLRTYIGLCVTYVIATLIGMAFLYPSTRADVKESYERTFGGGLSLAVDRIAGAPRGERAKLLAELEVRFGCPVAVLPWDSARIEDAVRADLAAGASKSWWFSALEGGAFLAAALPDSAALPDSAGSAGAVGSTGAVGSTERLEVVRLGPLPGPNTPGPLRVGIVLAAMGAIAAIGAFVLLRTIARPFNAMADDLRRRVTAQRDLLRAVSHELRTPLSRIRFAIDRLADTDSADARAEQLQEIDGDFGELDALVDELLTLSRLEHGDDPLRLERIAVRPFLEELATEFPRIEVDLAEDIAPLRADRRLLRRALVNVVRNACRHAKARVRVHVQAAPAPSHLRIVVEDDGDGIPESERERVFEPFVRLATDGRGVGLGLSIVRRIASRHGGSVWIEQASLGGCHVVLELPVGG, from the coding sequence GTGAACCGGCTCTTTCTTCGTACGTACATTGGATTGTGCGTCACGTACGTGATCGCGACCTTGATTGGCATGGCGTTTCTGTATCCCTCGACGCGCGCCGATGTGAAAGAGTCGTACGAGCGGACCTTCGGCGGAGGGCTCTCGCTGGCCGTCGATCGCATCGCGGGTGCACCGCGCGGTGAGCGCGCGAAGCTCCTCGCCGAGCTCGAAGTGCGGTTCGGTTGCCCCGTCGCCGTGCTCCCGTGGGACTCCGCGCGCATCGAGGATGCCGTGCGGGCCGATCTCGCGGCGGGGGCCTCCAAGAGCTGGTGGTTTTCGGCGCTGGAGGGGGGAGCGTTTCTCGCGGCGGCGTTGCCGGATTCGGCGGCGTTGCCGGATTCGGCGGGTTCGGCGGGTGCGGTAGGGTCGACGGGTGCGGTAGGGTCGACGGAACGGCTCGAGGTGGTTCGGCTTGGCCCGCTGCCCGGTCCGAACACCCCGGGCCCGCTGCGGGTCGGGATCGTGCTTGCGGCGATGGGCGCGATCGCGGCCATCGGCGCCTTCGTCTTGCTTCGCACGATTGCGCGCCCCTTCAACGCGATGGCGGACGATCTTCGCCGTCGGGTGACGGCGCAGCGCGATCTGCTCCGCGCCGTATCGCACGAGCTACGCACCCCGCTTTCGCGCATTCGGTTCGCCATCGACCGTCTCGCGGACACCGATTCGGCCGACGCGCGCGCCGAGCAGCTCCAGGAAATCGACGGCGACTTCGGCGAGCTGGACGCGCTGGTCGACGAGCTCTTGACCTTGTCGCGCTTGGAGCACGGCGACGATCCGCTCCGCCTCGAGCGCATCGCGGTGCGCCCCTTTCTCGAGGAGCTCGCGACGGAGTTTCCTCGGATCGAGGTCGACCTCGCCGAGGACATCGCGCCGCTTCGAGCCGATCGGCGCCTCCTCCGGCGCGCGCTCGTCAATGTCGTCCGCAACGCCTGCCGGCACGCCAAGGCCCGTGTTCGCGTGCATGTGCAGGCCGCGCCGGCGCCATCCCACCTTCGCATCGTGGTGGAAGACGATGGCGATGGCATTCCGGAGAGCGAACGCGAACGCGTCTTCGAGCCGTTCGTGCGGCTCGCAACCGATGGCCGCGGGGTCGGGCTCGGGCTCTCCATCGTGCGCCGCATCGCCTCGCGCCATGGCGGCTCGGTGTGGATCGAGCAGGCGTCGCTCGGCGGTTGCCATGTCGTCCTCGAGCTTCCGGTAGGCGGATAG